From Equus przewalskii isolate Varuska chromosome 2, EquPr2, whole genome shotgun sequence:
CTCAAAAAATCGAATCTGAGAGGAACTTATTTCCATgtgaaagaatttagaaaaaaatatggcaTAATTTATAAGAATTATATGTTATAGATATTGCACAGAAGGACTAAATTACGGGAAAAGCTTCAAACAGGAGCACTGGTTTACAAAAACAAGGATAATGCATGAAATCTGGTATCTTATTTAATTAGCAAGGAATGGGGGCTCTGAAAATTTACTGTTTCAAAGGCCGGGTCATGTGTATGTTTCATGTCCCCAGGCGGCATGTTGGGGTAAACCTCAAGTTTGCTTTCCCAAATGTAAACGAGTTTcactatttctcttattttcccatCCTGAAACTTTGATATGTCCCCCCTTATTTTCAAACCACATGCTTCCACAGCATCTATTAGAAAGTGATGACACATATGCATAAAGAACATGGGAGCAGTATGTCCACGTGGGGGGGGGGTCATAgatgtttttaaagttctttaaaaggtgatggtattattattattatttttaaactggatTATTTGACTAAAATGCAAGGTTGACTGTTTCAAAGGGTCTCCAACAATCAATACACCACAAGTTTTAAAGCTTAAacacttttccttatttaatttgAAGAAAAGTGGGTTATCCGAAGGCCTCTGAATAAGGCTCGCCGGTCCCTCAGGCTGTTTCATGTGAGTGAGAGGGTCTGAAATACCCCAGTGTCAGGAGGGCAAACCCAGGCCTTGGGGTCCGGGGCTCTCCCTACAACCAGATCGCAGGAGTTTCAACTCTGTGTTTTCAAGCACAACACCTTGTTCTACCCCACGTCAGTATTTAACAAGGGAAAATTATGTAGAATGATGGCTGAAGGCACCAGGTAAGCCACAGATATGTTTCTTATTGGTTTAATAATTAATACTGGAAAAATCTGCATTTCAAAGCCTGCCAAGGATGTTTTGGgttttaattcttgttttaaataaCCAGATTAGAGagtttttcttcctgcctttgaatTCAACTAACTTTCCTTTAGTGATGCTCCTGTTACACAGAGAAAGCCATATGGAAAACACACCCAGAATTTTAGCACCAAAGGATAATGACCCTTCTGAACAGATCTGTATTGTGCTTCTCTCGAACAATGAAAAGTTCAATTTTGTGTACCGAACCAAGGTTGACCAGTTTATGATGACAGATTTAGGGATGTTTTTCATTCTAAGTGGAGGGAAATCCTCACCTTCAATAGAAATGTAACTGCCTCCTTCCACCCCAttggcctctctgccctctgaccTAGGGTTGGTGATTTTGTAACCTTAAATCTTTTTCTAAGGTTACTAGAAGTCTTAAGAAATTAAGCCAAGAATTATCCAAAAGATTCAATAGCATTAAACAATGCACTAAAACTGATGGCATTAAATCTGATCAGATTTCTAAAACTCCATCTTTTTTTGCATCACCTCAAAGAACTTTAGAAACAATTATCCCCCTTAATCCCCTTCACAGCGTAGCTGTCTAACACGCCGGCCCAAGAGGAGGTTATAGTGCAGCACCGTGGTGTAATCTCAGGGTCAGAGCAAAACTGCTCGGTTGTGGCGTATGTCCTCAGGACCAGTTTGTAAGAGGCTGAGTCTCTTGCTAAAAGGCAAGGATGCATTCAACTTTTGGACTCCATCTCAGTTTTTTCACAAAGCACAATGTAACTGGGAAGAAATCGTTTTCAGTGAAGTGTGACCAATTGTATTTGAGTTCCAATTAGCAGCTCTAAAACAGATCTGGGAGAGAAACGTGGGCTTGTCCCCAGGTGGCAGGGCCATCGGCTCGGCACAGAGGGGTTTCCAGCCTGTGCTCGAGCAGTGGGCTGCCTGTGGGTACGAGGTGCAAGTGTACCGGGCAGACAGTGTACAGGTGCATACACAGGGCCCCCCGGTAACAGAAATAGCCCTCAGTTTCCTATGTATCTGTCagattttaaagtgaaatatttacaCATGTAAAAGCCATGGGGTGAGGCAAATACTTCCATATTTACTTagatcattttcttaaaataaaattatcagttaaaaaaaaagtaaaagtgacaCATAGTGCATGGGGCGGCCGCAGCGTACCTTCCCAGATCTGGGCCCGGCCTCGCCCACGAGAAGGCAGAAACAGAGTTCTCTTGAGGCTTATTTGCAACCCAGCATCTCCCCTCACTAACGAGCCTGATGCCAAAAACCACTCTCAACGTAGGTTATTCTATTTACATAGTAGCTGTATATatccagatattttatttaaaatgttaacaaattctTCTGaccttggaagaaaaaaatcccgAAAAACTTCCGTCGAGGGCTTTAGTGGGGAAAGAGCGAGGAGAGGACCGCGTCCTCTGGCCCGTCTTTAACAAGCTCCTGAGTAAACTCCCAGCGTGGGCTCGTCACCAGCGGAGGAAAAGCTGCAGCAAAATACGTCTTTCTCAGGATTAATAAAAACCAGTCAAAGGCTAATACTTCGTTCATCTTTCTAATCATTTGCACAAAATTTGGTCCACTTCTTCATTTACCAGTCAAGTTctcctaaaataaaaagacaaaactataccTTTGGTTACAGCGTAAACGCTTTTGGTATCAGAGCTGGtgcctttgttttgcttttcaggtAGATTTCTCATTATCTTCACCGATCTTCTGAACCCGTGAATACTTTTTGCACGAAGATTTAAAgcagccaggaggccaggagaggggccaggaaAAGCAGCAAGGAATTGAGCCTTGTAcgtttttctcaaaaaaataaaagatggggaACCACCATGCTCGAGACAAGAAGTTAGTCTGTGAAGAGACCTTCAAGTTCTgtaaaaggcaggaaaaaagtaaaatgaggcATATCTTTCATGATTTGcatcctaatttttttcttaattaaaccGTCATTCGTTGTAACGTAGCAGAGAAAGTAGTGGAATCTGGATCACGAGGCAGAAACTCTTCGTGCCTCTTCCCTAACTCTGACATGACTGTCCCAaatgccctttctcctctctcttggtGGCTCCAGCCATTTCTTCTGCCTGCACCTCTAGTAAGAGCGGAGACTCAGGAGCGAATGTGAGCTATCCACAAGGAACGATGCTCAGGATGTGTGAGTGGTCAGATCTATGGCCAaggaagatggaagaggaaaaggagggccGACAAGGGTGCATAtttcagaggaaagaggaaaagtttGGTTCAGTGGCGTCACTAGATGTCTAGATGGAAGTCTAAGAAGGAAGATGGCAACAGGAGACTACAAAATAGGAAACAGAGCTACAAAGACAAGGAAATCCCAGAAAAGGCATTTATTAGTGGACAGCACTACGTGAGAGTTGGATTTAGATCCTTTGGGAAAACGCTATTTCAATCCCTCACAAATTCTCCAAACATTATATGCATCAGACAACATGGCAAGACTATCCAAAGATAAGTAAGTCACGGTACACTGACTCACTCTATTACACCAAGGACGTACACCAAGGCCAGGAAAactcagagaaggagaggaatcATTCCATTTCGGGACGAGAGGAAGAGAGCAGCagttagggaaggcttcccagaagaggtggCATTGGATCGAGCTCTTTTCAGAATGAATAGGTGAGGAAACAAGGGTCATCCAGGAACAGGAGGCAGCAGAAACAAATAAGGAAGGATaagaagggaaggcagagagcaCAGCACCACCAAGACACGCCCCAGATCCAGGAACTCACAGTTACTCATTTCGCCTGACTTTTTCAAATAGTTGCCatcttttcctcaaaattaagttctttgagggcagggagtGTCTTACATAGCTGCACCACAACGCTTCTAGAGAAGGTTCCTAAATTTTAATTTCCCGTATACACTACTTCAACTCTCGCATAAATAGTTGAATTAGTACAACACTGCTAATTATAAAGCATCTTTATCCTTAAATGTCATGCATATTTGtgaccttctttctttcttcttctccccacagccccagtacatagttgtatgttccagttctaagtccttctagttcttgtctgtgggacgccaccacagtgtggcttgacgagtggtgtgtaggtctgcacccaggatctgaactggtgaaccccaggctgctgaagcagagcgtgggagcttaaccactatgccactgggctggcctctatcatgttctttattttaagaaGCAGTAATTGGATATAAGTATAAGTGAATTCGCCTAAACCATACAATTGGGTGGCAAGAGCAGTTACTCCCATTAATCTCTCTAAAACCCTGCTATATGAAAAGGGGTCCACTGcgttcaaagaaaagaaattatccaaGGACAATTTCACTGCTCTCACCTTTTCATTGGCCATTGAGTGGTACCACCAGAAGAGCCGTGTTGTGACATAGTAAGCAACGATCACATCGACAGTATAGTGTTCATGTGCTACAAGAATGCAGATGATCCCGGCAGCACTCAGCAGCCAGCAGATTAGATGGTACCACCAGAAGTGACGAGGCGAATCTGGACGGGAGAAGAATCACAGAATTAATAAGATTGCCTGAAAGGAATTTAATGGTTACAGCCTAACCTGATGACCTTAAGCAGAATAATCTAGGACCAGGAAGTCAAGGGAAGGAGAAAACTGATAACCCAAACGAGTCACCATGAACTGCCCAGTATTTGCTCAGGtaggaagggggaaggggacCACTGGCGGCAGGTAACAGTCACTCACTGGGGAGGCTGGCGACACTAGACACGCCTGGCCTTGCCCACTGCTAAGCTGCTCAACAAGGAGGACAGAATTGTTTATTAGGTTGGTTGGAATCGGCTCAGACTGGCTCTCATAAGGGACCCTACTGGAAAGGAAAACAGTAGGGGTCAGAAGACAAGGTAGTTGTCtatgaaaatggggaaaatgagaaaGCAGGAGCAATTTCAGGTCTTATATAAACTTTGATTTCTCCAGGGGGAGAAAAATGGCATTGTGGCTGGCAATATTTTGATTCTCAGCAATTGTACACAGAGCTTTATAACAGCAACTATAAAACACTCCCAATGAAAAGCTTAGGATTCTTGCCCATTCGCTTATGGATTTCAGCCTTCCCACTGAGGCTCCCTACACTGATCGGTGGTGAGAGAGAACGAGAGCACTCACCAGGCTAAATGCGATCCTACACCCACGGCCTCCCCAGCAGTGACAGTGCCACGGCATGAACAGGACCAGAGTCCACTGCTAGTAACgttgtctttttttcctattttaaagctTTCTTAGCTCATAATCAAAGTTAATGATCTAAGAAACTGAAATTCATTTCGTATTTAACTGTGTTTACATTTATAGTGATATTTACTTTCAAGTGTTGAAGAATGGTTGAATAGCAAAAGGATCCATTTTCAGAACTTTAGATGAAATATCAAATCGGGTAtccttcaaataaaaaatattttttggtaaaatagCTGTTGCTCTTTTGGTCTCAAGTGGAACAGTAAGACAATAAACCTGTATTTGCATTTGAAAGtctgattttctaattctaaatgTGCAATTCATTATTTCTCATTTGGTCCAAGCTGCCACTACGTTCTGGCAGATAACTCACAGAATCCTAGAACTTTAAAGCTGAGAGAGGCCCTACTGTTGTAGCCTGAGGGGCCAGACCCCGTCCTGTAACTGTTCTGTTAGGCTCCAAATGTTAAAAATTGAACTAACACTTAGCCACCTGGAGATTTCACTAAATATGCATTCTCCAGCACCACAGACCTCACCCCTCTCTAAAGTCTCACACCAACCCTGATTCCCTTGCTTATGAGTCATGTGGTATTTACCTTAAAAGTTCAAAATGTTCGGCGAACCagaactatttttatttgtttatccacAAGAAGCAAAGCCAAAGGCAGTAAGGAGTGAGAAGGTGGCCTGATGGTCATTTTACTACCAGGGGAATTGAAAACGAGGTTTAAGGATGGCTGGAAACACTAGCACAGCTCTCCGGTAAAAACGCTTCCCCTTTAGGCTACCACACTGGTGCTCATTAACTGAGAACACTGGCTGACCCAAAGAAAAGATTTAATAGAAACTATTTTGGGATGAAAACAGCAAAATGGTAATCCTCTGCTCTCTCATTTTACCCATAGAGATAACACTGAGCTAAAAGATGATGACAAGTACTAATAACTCTACTGTCTGTGGGGGATCCTGCCCCAAGCATCACTGAAGAACAGACACCACGGACTTTACGTGGCAGCAAGGTAAAAAGAAATAGTTCTCTCAACTGGCAAGGCTCTTGGTCCTTCAGGTACGCTGCTTTCTCaggctaattttataaggaacGTAGGCCCCAGTGGTAACATCTGCACAACTGTGCAAAGCCCTCTCCTGTGAACCCGCCAAATCATCCTGGTCCCATGTTCTCATGATGAAATTCAAATCTACTCATGACAACGGAGCAAACAAGGAAAGAGTCCAAACTGATCAAAGGCAGGAAAGCAAAAACTACATAAATGATGCATCTAATTCTAGAAGCCGACTCTTCACAGAAACCACTGGAACCAGTGCTGACTCAGAACAGTAAGACACGGTATAATTTAGAAGGCGATTGTTTCTCCTAATTGCATAGGAAATGGGTATAAACATGGAATGCCCTGTTTATGCCCAGAATTGACTCTAAAGTGGAGTCTGTAGTAAGCATTACAgatttgccattttatttctcacCAAAGATTGGAAAAACCAGAATGCAATTCTTTCCCTGACATATATGTAAACTTACACAATTTTAAAATCCTCAAGCAAAAATCAGGTCTTGGGAAGAAAATGTGTCTACATAGTGCACTGTCTTCATTAAAGGACAGAAGGAGTCACAGGTGGCCCTGCCATGAGGTGAAACAAAGAACCGGAACAAGCAATACACCCAGACAGTTCCCCGGCATCTGTAACATCAGAAAACTTGAGTTTCCAAAAATCCTCGACAGCCCAGAAATTAATAGCGTGGCCTCTGGATTGTCCTGCTTGAGTCTGAATGCCACATCCCCCAATTCCCACTGTGCCCGTGGCCGGCTCACTATCTCCACACTTAAGCGTCCTCTCTGACAAATGGGGCTAATCAGGGTCTCCCTCCTAGGGTGGCTGCAGGATCAATGAGCTCACTTGCATCAAGGGCTTAcaacagctcctggcacagagtaagtactaTGTCTATTTGCTGGTACTGTTAATGTCACTTGGTCTTCGGTTATTTTATAAAGCTGACTCTCAGTTCCCTGGGTGTCTTCTCTTCATCACTCTATGGTTTTCAACCTCCAGGGGCTTTGCTTGACGTGTAAGCCCTGCCCGTCCCCATCCTCATCAAGCGTCTTATGATCCTCAGATGAGAGAGATGATCCCACAACTCAAACACACCTCTGCACTGGGAGCGATTGCTCTTCCACACAGAtggaaccttcctcagcaaaagttcGAGTCAGAAGCACACAGAGCACAAATCCTCCAGCCACTCCCCACAACCAGTAACTAGGTATTCGAAATGTAAGGAAGAGACCCCGGGGcagagacagacctgggttcctCCCCAGCGCCACCTCCCAAATAGCACGAGAGTAGAAACAAGGGGAGAGGTGCAGAAGGCCACCCTGTGCCTTGAAGTCACGTAGGGTGAAGGCCGCACACTTAACACGCTGCTCCCCACTCCAAGTTCCTATGTAGCATTTACAAAGGAAACAACTTGGAAGCTATACAATTCTTACCCAAAAAGACTCTACCTCCTTTACTAGAGAGAATCTCAACTCTGTCATATTACCCTCAAAGCAGAACTTAAGCCTAAAACCCCGGGTGACCTATGGTGCAAGAACTCACTTTGACCCCACTGGAAGGTAAACCTTGGTGGCTACACCTGTTCGGATGGATGACAGCCAGGAGAGGACAGAAGAGGCGGCAGGACAGAGAAGGGGCCCGCCTTCTGCTGGTCTCTGCAGAAAGAGCTCCTTTGCAACACGCCAGGTAAGTGAAGAGAACTGAGATCAACCTCGGAAAACACGGGCATGGGGCATCTCTGAACTAAGGATGAAGGTTAACCCGGACCAGCTTTGCAAAATGGAGGGAGAAGCGTCAGCACTTCAAAAGGATTTTGAGAAGATGGACCTACGTGTATAAACCTCAGAAGTCTACAAGAAGGGGATCTGCCAGGCAGCTAGAACCAAATACAGCCGCACGATGAACAAGACATTGTTCCCGCCACCGAAGCTGCTGGACGCACCAGGATGCCTTACAGTGGGAACTGAGTGTGTGAGTATGGAAAGACATCTCTTCACAGTCTGGCCTCCTTGTTGCTTCTAAGAAGAAAATGACCAGTATTGGCAAAGTGTTCCTCCCATGAAGACGCCTATGAAAGCATAGAAGGCAGTGGGAAAATGATGAAACTGCAATAAAGTGGGACAAGGAAACGctttaaaagggagaaaacaattATCTGGAATGATGGAACGGAAGTTTCACAGAACGCAAGTTCATTCAAAAGTCCTTTACATTTGGCTTTAGAGCACACTGATTCTTGTTGCAATAAAGTCAACAGTTGTTGTTCTTAGTTCTAACATTGAAACAGCTTTTCACACCTCGAGAAGTACTAACCAAGGAGGGAGACCTTCGGGAGGCATGCTCCACGTTTGAGAGAAGCCAGGGCTGGTTCTAAGCCTTCAGTGCTCCCATCACACGTGACTAGTTGAAGTGACTTAACCCCCCACACGTATGTCTCTTTCACAGCTAGAATTCCAACAGAATCAGGGCTCCCAGCAGTTTCGGGGCCTTGGGATCCCTCCCACTACAGCAAACGATCAAGTGGGAATGAGTTATCACTTACATTCTTTGATGAACAAATAAGTTAGTGTCAGCACAACCGTGTGACCGCTGAAGAGGAAGTCTCCGCACAAGATATGCGATCCAGTTATGGACAGTCCCCCGCCGGAAATCAACCGCAGAATCCGCTGCACTTTCGCCTGGGAGTCTCCGTTGAGCTGAGTGACACGAGAAGATCAGGAAGAGAATTTACAAGCTGATAAAATCATATTTCAGCCTAATTTGTGTGATACTCAGAAACGTCACCAGGTtgcgattttttttctttttcacttaaaaagtcaaaaagaatGCAATGGGGAAGCTCCTCAAGCTGGGTTTTATGCACTGTATTGGCGAGTTTTAGtgacacattttaaattattcagtatGTTACTAATAATATGTTTTGGTGGTGTTGTGTCCTTGggcaaagcttttaaaaatattaataaccaATGACTTCACCACAGTTATGCACTAAAAGATGAAAGCcactttctttcccctttgcAGAGGAAGTCAGGGCTTCCAGGGTCAATATTTGATTCAGCTGCATACCACGTTACTGAGATTCCACAGTGGACGCGTACCTTGCGTTCAGTGGGCAGCCTATAGCTGTACTAACATCTGATCAAAACACTTACAGTCAAAAAGTGAGCTGCAACACATTACATAATTGAAATAGGTTGGAAAATGATGTATTAGGGATGTGCTGGcagctttaaaaatggaaaaactgaaatggaaacaTGGAAAAAGCGT
This genomic window contains:
- the SGMS2 gene encoding phosphatidylcholine:ceramide cholinephosphotransferase 2 isoform X2, which codes for MDIIETAKLEEHIENQTNDPANTYTRPAEPAEEENKNGNSKPKSLSNGLRKGAKKYPDYIQIAMPTDSRSKYPLEWWKTGIAFVYALFNLVLTTVMITVVHERVPPKELSPPLPDKFFDYIDRVKWAFSVSEINGIILVGLWITQWLFLRYKSIVGRRFFFIIGTLYLYRCVTMYVTTLPVPGMHFQCAPKLNGDSQAKVQRILRLISGGGLSITGSHILCGDFLFSGHTVVLTLTYLFIKEYSPRHFWWYHLICWLLSAAGIICILVAHEHYTVDVIVAYYVTTRLFWWYHSMANEKSSIQCHLFWEAFPNCCSLPLVPKWNDSSPSLSFPGLGVRPWCNRNLKVSSQTNFLSRAWWFPIFYFFEKNVQGSIPCCFSWPLSWPPGCFKSSCKKYSRVQKIGEDNEKST